From Scomber japonicus isolate fScoJap1 chromosome 22, fScoJap1.pri, whole genome shotgun sequence, one genomic window encodes:
- the LOC128383378 gene encoding dynactin subunit 1-like isoform X2 produces MSSGGTIESGRPPKIGSVVEVTGKGQRGTVAYIGATLFASGKWVGVILDEAKGKNDGTVQGKRYFTCEDNHGIFVRQSQIQVVEDATSPDAPESGTTKIPKQRDIPETPKTSKQTPLSIKKASRESLSSADVSEVGLSSHQGALGAPVMPQPSGSPAAAAATPAPTTSKVEPAISKQEEESLKAQVKDLEEKLETLKMKRTEDKAKLKELEKHKIQLEQLQEWKNKMQEQQADLQKQLKEAKKDAREAQEAKDRYMEEMSDTADAIEMATLDKEMAEERAESLQVEVDSLKEKVDELSMDLEILRHEISEKGSDGAASSYHVKQLEEQNSRLKEALVRMRDLSASEKQEHVKLQKQMEKKNTELETLRTQKEKLQQEVKNGEATIDELKEQVDAALGSEEMVETLTERNLDLEEKVRELRETVTDLEAINEMNDELQENCRETEMELREQLDLSGAKVREAEKKVEAAQETVADYQQTISKYRELTSNLQETNRELQQLQNANAEQVQQPPAELFDFKIKFAETKAYAKAIEMELRKMEVAQSNRQVSLLTSFMPDSFLRHGGDHDCILVLLLIPRLICKAELISKQAQEKFNLNGNPAPGTGLRGPPGEQRSFASGLVYSLSLLQATLHKYEQALNSCSVEVFKRMGTLYSEMSFHERSLDYFIDLLHKDQLDETVQVEPLTKAIKYYQQLYSVHLADHIEDCTVQLGDHIKFTQSALDCMGVEVARLRAFLTAGQESSGLSVLLKDLDTSCSDIRQFCKKIRRRMPGTDVVGVPAALNFVPQVSETLTECRRQLTRVVAVLQEVAAAGAQMVAPLAEQEGLNALKLEDIACKAVEQMYGAHGTECLRQSCASVITTMNKMATAMQEGEYDAEKPQGKSPPVEMRASTVRAEMTDAEGLGVKLEDRETVIRELKKSLKIKGEELSEANVRLSLLEKKLDTSTKDADERVEKIQTKLDENLALLKKKEKEFEETMDALQADIDQLEAEKAELKQRITNQSKMTIEGLRGQAASGIASVVQGSAGGLPSSLAGPVQVVDSPLLRQQVEAQRLGIKHLKNENNRLKAEKIRAQLASLPPLCPPKLPQVAKESSMPPEGLNTGIYRRTDQLLATLLKLSSEVKVVDITGKTTVSASAQLLEQTARLQSLSDALDKLKGEVAEHVVSYQPGAKVSSDFATFPVSSFVKAKEEKKGGTVFVGRVAIPCTHGQEQVHRLVLSQQQLHKVHRLLMA; encoded by the exons ATGAGCAGCGGAGGAACCATAGAGAGTGGTAGACCTCCAAAG ATTGGCTCTGTGGTGGAGGTGACAGGGAAGGGTCAGCGTGGTACTGTCGCTTACATCGGCGCCACCCTCTTTGCCTCCGGGAAATGGGTGGGTGTCATACTGGATGAGGCCAAAGGCAAGAACGATGGCACTGTGCAGGGGAAACGCTACTTCACCTGCGAGGATAACCATGGGATATTTGTCAGACAGTCCCAG ATCCAAGTGGTGGAAGATGCCACCTCACCAGATGCTCCTGAGTCTGGTACTACTAAGATACCCAAACAAAGAG ACATTCCCGAGACTCCCAAAACATCCAAACAG ACACCACTGAGCATTAAAAAG GCGTCTCGTGAGAGCCTGTCCTCCGCTGATGTCAGTGAGGTGGGCCTGTCCTCCCATCAGGGTGCACTGGGGGCCCCGGTCATGCCTCAGCCCAGCGGGtcgccagcagcagcagcagcaactccGGCCCCCACTACAAGCAAG GTGGAACCTGCCATATCCAAGCAG GAGGAGGAGTCACTGAAGGCACAAGTCAAAGACCTGGAGGAGAAGCTGGAGACGCTGAAGATGAAGCGAACAGAGGACAAAGCCAAGCTGAAGGAGCTCGAGAAACACAAGATCCAGCTGGAGCAACTTCAGGAGTGGAAGAACAAAATGCAGGAGCAGCAGGCCGACCTGCAGAAACAACTTAAAGAGGCCAAGAAG GATGCTCGTGAGGCACAGGAGGCCAAAGACCGCTACATGGAGGAGATGTCAGACACTGCAGACGCCATCGAGATGGCCACACTGGACAAAGAGATGGCTGAAGAACGGGCCGAGTCTCTGCAAGTGGAGGTGGACTCACTGAAGGAGAAAGTGGATGAGCTCTCCATGGACCTGGAGATCCTTAGACATGAGATTTCAGAGAAAG GATCAGACGGAGCTGCTTCAAGTTACCATGTCAAACAGCTGGAGGAGCAGAACAGCAGACTCAAGGAGGCTCTGGTCAG GATGCGTGACTTGTCTGCATCAGAGAAACAGGAGCATGTGAAGCTGCAGAAGCAGATGGAGAAGAAGAACACTGAGCTGGAGACTCTGAGGACTCAGAAGGAAAAACTGCAGCAGGAGGTTAAGAATGGGGAGGCCACGATTGATGAACTGAAAGAGCAG GTGGATGCAGCTCTGGGGTCAGAAGAGATGGTGGAGACCCTGACGGAGAGGAACCTTGACCTGGAGGAGAAAGTCAGAGAGCTGAGAGAAACCGTGACCGATTTG GAGGCGATCAATGAGATGAATGATGAGCTCCAAGAGAACTGCAGGGAGACAGAAATGGAGCTGAGGGAGCAGTTGGACTTGAGTGGAGCGAAGGtcagagaggcagaaaaaaaggtGGAGGCTGCACAGGAGACCGTAGCTGATTACCAGCAGACCATCAGCAAATACAGAGAGCTCACCAGCAACCTACAG GAGACCAacagagagctgcagcagctgcagaatGCCAACGCTGAACAAGTTCAGCAACCTCCTGCAGAGCTGTTTGACTTCAAGATCAAGTTTGCAGAGACCAAGGCTTATGCCAAG GCCATCGAGATGGAGCTGAGGAAAATGGAAGTGGCTCAGTCGAACCGACAGGTATCCCTCCTCACCTCTTTCATGCCAGACTCCTTCCTTCGTCACGGTGGAGACCATGACTGCATACTGGTGCTCCTGCTCATCCCCAGGCTCATTTGCAAG GCTGAGCTGATCAGTAAACAGGCCCAGGAGAAGTTTAACTTGAATGGGAACCCGGCCCCAGGCACAGGGCTCAGGGGCCCTCCAGGAGAACAGCGCAGCTTTGCCTCAGGGCTGGTGTACTCCCTCAGTCTGCTGCAGGCCACCCTGcacaaatatgaaca GGCTCTGAATAGCTGCAGCGTAGAGGTTTTTAAGCGCATGGGCACCCTCTACTCTGAAATGAGCTTCCACGAGCGCTCTCTGGATTATTTCATCGACCTGCTGCATAAAGACCAGCTGGATGAGACCGTTCAGGTGGAACCTCTGACTAAGGCCATCAAGTACTACCAG CAACTGTACAGCGTCCATCTGGCCGATCACATTGAGGACTGCACAGTGCAGCTGGGTGACCACATCAAG TTTACCCAGAGTGCCCTGGACTGCATGGGAGTGGAGGTCGCTCGTCTGCGGGCGTTCCTGACGGCCGGTCAGGAGAGCTCTGGCCTCTCTGTGCTTCTGAAGGATCTGGACACTTCCTGCTCTGACATCAGGCAGTTCTGTAAGAAGATCCGCCGTCGCATGCCTGGAACAGACGTAGTCGGGGTGCCAGCGGCTCTCAATTTTGTGCCACAG GTGTCCGAGACGCTGACGGAGTGCAGACGGCAGCTGACCCGCGTAGTGGCGGTGCTGCAGGAAGTGGCTGCAGCTGGAGCTCAGATGGTGGCACCGCTGGCCGAGCAGGAGGGACTCAACGCTCTCAAACTAGAGGATATTGCCTGCAAAGCTGTGGAGCAG ATGTATGGCGCTCATGGCACTGAGTGTCTGCGTCAGTCCTGCGCCTCTGTCATCACTACCATGAACAAGATGGCCACAGCTATGCAGGAAGGAGAGTATGATGCTGAGAAACCTCAGGGCAAG AGTCCTCCAGTAGAAATGAGAGCATCCACCGTCAGGGCTGAGATGACTGACGCTGAGGGTCTAGGAGTTAAACTAGAAGACAGAGAAACAGTCATAAGAGAGCTCAAGAAGTCCCTCAAGATCAAG ggTGAGGAGCTGAGTGAGGCCAATGTCCGTCTGAGCCTGCTGGAGAAGAAGCTGGATACCTCCACCAAAGACGCAGATGAGCGGGTGGAAAAGATTCAGACCAAACTGGATGAGAACCTCGCCCtgctgaagaagaaagaaaa GGAGTTTGAGGAGACGATGGATGCTCTTCAGGCTGATATCGACCAGCTGGAGGCGGAGAAGGCCGAGCTGAAGCAACGCATCACTAACCAATCAAAGATGACCATTGAAGGACTGAGAGGTCAAGCTGCCTCTGGAATAGCCTCAGTTGTTCAGGGATCTGCAGGAG GTTTGCCTTCATCCCTGGCAGGGCCGGTGCAAGTGGTTGACTCCCCTCTCCTCAGGCAGCAGGTTGAAGCTCAGAGACTGGGCATTAAACATCTCAAGAATGAGAACAACAGACTTAAG GCAGAGAAAATTAGAGCCCAGTTGGCTTCCCTGCCTCCACTCTGCCCCCCAAAACTGCCACAGGTGGCCAAAGAAAGCTCCATGCCACCAGAGGGACTAAACACAGGCATCTATCGCAGGACCGACCAGCTGCTGGCAACTCTTCTCAAACTGAGTTCTGAGGTTAAAGTGGTGGACATTACTGGGAAgacaacag TTAGTGCCAGTGCCCAGCTGCTGGAGCAGACCGCTCGACTGCAGAGTCTCAGTGATGCTCTGGACAAACTCAAG gGAGAAGTAGCCGAACATGTGGTCTCATATCAGCCTGGTGCGAAGGTGTCGTCTGACTTTGCAACCTTCCCAGTCTCCTCCTTTGTTAAG GccaaggaagagaagaagggggGAACAGTGTTTGTAGGTCGGGTTGCCATTCCCTGCACACACGGACAGGAACAAGTCCACCGCCTCGTCCTatcacagcagcagctgcaTAAAGTGCACCGCCTCCTCATGGCCTGA
- the LOC128383378 gene encoding dynactin subunit 1-like isoform X3, with protein MSSGGTIESGRPPKIGSVVEVTGKGQRGTVAYIGATLFASGKWVGVILDEAKGKNDGTVQGKRYFTCEDNHGIFVRQSQIQVVEDATSPDAPESGTTKIPKQRDIPETPKTSKQTPLSIKKASRESLSSADVSEVGLSSHQGALGAPVMPQPSGSPAAAAATPAPTTSKEEESLKAQVKDLEEKLETLKMKRTEDKAKLKELEKHKIQLEQLQEWKNKMQEQQADLQKQLKEAKKDAREAQEAKDRYMEEMSDTADAIEMATLDKEMAEERAESLQVEVDSLKEKVDELSMDLEILRHEISEKGSDGAASSYHVKQLEEQNSRLKEALVRMRDLSASEKQEHVKLQKQMEKKNTELETLRTQKEKLQQEVKNGEATIDELKEQVDAALGSEEMVETLTERNLDLEEKVRELRETVTDLEAINEMNDELQENCRETEMELREQLDLSGAKVREAEKKVEAAQETVADYQQTISKYRELTSNLQETNRELQQLQNANAEQVQQPPAELFDFKIKFAETKAYAKAIEMELRKMEVAQSNRQVSLLTSFMPDSFLRHGGDHDCILVLLLIPRLICKAELISKQAQEKFNLNGNPAPGTGLRGPPGEQRSFASGLVYSLSLLQATLHKYEQALNSCSVEVFKRMGTLYSEMSFHERSLDYFIDLLHKDQLDETVQVEPLTKAIKYYQQLYSVHLADHIEDCTVQLGDHIKFTQSALDCMGVEVARLRAFLTAGQESSGLSVLLKDLDTSCSDIRQFCKKIRRRMPGTDVVGVPAALNFVPQVSETLTECRRQLTRVVAVLQEVAAAGAQMVAPLAEQEGLNALKLEDIACKAVEQMYGAHGTECLRQSCASVITTMNKMATAMQEGEYDAEKPQGKSPPVEMRASTVRAEMTDAEGLGVKLEDRETVIRELKKSLKIKGEELSEANVRLSLLEKKLDTSTKDADERVEKIQTKLDENLALLKKKEKEFEETMDALQADIDQLEAEKAELKQRITNQSKMTIEGLRGQAASGIASVVQGSAGAGLPSSLAGPVQVVDSPLLRQQVEAQRLGIKHLKNENNRLKAEKIRAQLASLPPLCPPKLPQVAKESSMPPEGLNTGIYRRTDQLLATLLKLSSEVKVVDITGKTTVSASAQLLEQTARLQSLSDALDKLKGEVAEHVVSYQPGAKVSSDFATFPVSSFVKAKEEKKGGTVFVGRVAIPCTHGQEQVHRLVLSQQQLHKVHRLLMA; from the exons ATGAGCAGCGGAGGAACCATAGAGAGTGGTAGACCTCCAAAG ATTGGCTCTGTGGTGGAGGTGACAGGGAAGGGTCAGCGTGGTACTGTCGCTTACATCGGCGCCACCCTCTTTGCCTCCGGGAAATGGGTGGGTGTCATACTGGATGAGGCCAAAGGCAAGAACGATGGCACTGTGCAGGGGAAACGCTACTTCACCTGCGAGGATAACCATGGGATATTTGTCAGACAGTCCCAG ATCCAAGTGGTGGAAGATGCCACCTCACCAGATGCTCCTGAGTCTGGTACTACTAAGATACCCAAACAAAGAG ACATTCCCGAGACTCCCAAAACATCCAAACAG ACACCACTGAGCATTAAAAAG GCGTCTCGTGAGAGCCTGTCCTCCGCTGATGTCAGTGAGGTGGGCCTGTCCTCCCATCAGGGTGCACTGGGGGCCCCGGTCATGCCTCAGCCCAGCGGGtcgccagcagcagcagcagcaactccGGCCCCCACTACAAGCAAG GAGGAGGAGTCACTGAAGGCACAAGTCAAAGACCTGGAGGAGAAGCTGGAGACGCTGAAGATGAAGCGAACAGAGGACAAAGCCAAGCTGAAGGAGCTCGAGAAACACAAGATCCAGCTGGAGCAACTTCAGGAGTGGAAGAACAAAATGCAGGAGCAGCAGGCCGACCTGCAGAAACAACTTAAAGAGGCCAAGAAG GATGCTCGTGAGGCACAGGAGGCCAAAGACCGCTACATGGAGGAGATGTCAGACACTGCAGACGCCATCGAGATGGCCACACTGGACAAAGAGATGGCTGAAGAACGGGCCGAGTCTCTGCAAGTGGAGGTGGACTCACTGAAGGAGAAAGTGGATGAGCTCTCCATGGACCTGGAGATCCTTAGACATGAGATTTCAGAGAAAG GATCAGACGGAGCTGCTTCAAGTTACCATGTCAAACAGCTGGAGGAGCAGAACAGCAGACTCAAGGAGGCTCTGGTCAG GATGCGTGACTTGTCTGCATCAGAGAAACAGGAGCATGTGAAGCTGCAGAAGCAGATGGAGAAGAAGAACACTGAGCTGGAGACTCTGAGGACTCAGAAGGAAAAACTGCAGCAGGAGGTTAAGAATGGGGAGGCCACGATTGATGAACTGAAAGAGCAG GTGGATGCAGCTCTGGGGTCAGAAGAGATGGTGGAGACCCTGACGGAGAGGAACCTTGACCTGGAGGAGAAAGTCAGAGAGCTGAGAGAAACCGTGACCGATTTG GAGGCGATCAATGAGATGAATGATGAGCTCCAAGAGAACTGCAGGGAGACAGAAATGGAGCTGAGGGAGCAGTTGGACTTGAGTGGAGCGAAGGtcagagaggcagaaaaaaaggtGGAGGCTGCACAGGAGACCGTAGCTGATTACCAGCAGACCATCAGCAAATACAGAGAGCTCACCAGCAACCTACAG GAGACCAacagagagctgcagcagctgcagaatGCCAACGCTGAACAAGTTCAGCAACCTCCTGCAGAGCTGTTTGACTTCAAGATCAAGTTTGCAGAGACCAAGGCTTATGCCAAG GCCATCGAGATGGAGCTGAGGAAAATGGAAGTGGCTCAGTCGAACCGACAGGTATCCCTCCTCACCTCTTTCATGCCAGACTCCTTCCTTCGTCACGGTGGAGACCATGACTGCATACTGGTGCTCCTGCTCATCCCCAGGCTCATTTGCAAG GCTGAGCTGATCAGTAAACAGGCCCAGGAGAAGTTTAACTTGAATGGGAACCCGGCCCCAGGCACAGGGCTCAGGGGCCCTCCAGGAGAACAGCGCAGCTTTGCCTCAGGGCTGGTGTACTCCCTCAGTCTGCTGCAGGCCACCCTGcacaaatatgaaca GGCTCTGAATAGCTGCAGCGTAGAGGTTTTTAAGCGCATGGGCACCCTCTACTCTGAAATGAGCTTCCACGAGCGCTCTCTGGATTATTTCATCGACCTGCTGCATAAAGACCAGCTGGATGAGACCGTTCAGGTGGAACCTCTGACTAAGGCCATCAAGTACTACCAG CAACTGTACAGCGTCCATCTGGCCGATCACATTGAGGACTGCACAGTGCAGCTGGGTGACCACATCAAG TTTACCCAGAGTGCCCTGGACTGCATGGGAGTGGAGGTCGCTCGTCTGCGGGCGTTCCTGACGGCCGGTCAGGAGAGCTCTGGCCTCTCTGTGCTTCTGAAGGATCTGGACACTTCCTGCTCTGACATCAGGCAGTTCTGTAAGAAGATCCGCCGTCGCATGCCTGGAACAGACGTAGTCGGGGTGCCAGCGGCTCTCAATTTTGTGCCACAG GTGTCCGAGACGCTGACGGAGTGCAGACGGCAGCTGACCCGCGTAGTGGCGGTGCTGCAGGAAGTGGCTGCAGCTGGAGCTCAGATGGTGGCACCGCTGGCCGAGCAGGAGGGACTCAACGCTCTCAAACTAGAGGATATTGCCTGCAAAGCTGTGGAGCAG ATGTATGGCGCTCATGGCACTGAGTGTCTGCGTCAGTCCTGCGCCTCTGTCATCACTACCATGAACAAGATGGCCACAGCTATGCAGGAAGGAGAGTATGATGCTGAGAAACCTCAGGGCAAG AGTCCTCCAGTAGAAATGAGAGCATCCACCGTCAGGGCTGAGATGACTGACGCTGAGGGTCTAGGAGTTAAACTAGAAGACAGAGAAACAGTCATAAGAGAGCTCAAGAAGTCCCTCAAGATCAAG ggTGAGGAGCTGAGTGAGGCCAATGTCCGTCTGAGCCTGCTGGAGAAGAAGCTGGATACCTCCACCAAAGACGCAGATGAGCGGGTGGAAAAGATTCAGACCAAACTGGATGAGAACCTCGCCCtgctgaagaagaaagaaaa GGAGTTTGAGGAGACGATGGATGCTCTTCAGGCTGATATCGACCAGCTGGAGGCGGAGAAGGCCGAGCTGAAGCAACGCATCACTAACCAATCAAAGATGACCATTGAAGGACTGAGAGGTCAAGCTGCCTCTGGAATAGCCTCAGTTGTTCAGGGATCTGCAGGAG CAGGTTTGCCTTCATCCCTGGCAGGGCCGGTGCAAGTGGTTGACTCCCCTCTCCTCAGGCAGCAGGTTGAAGCTCAGAGACTGGGCATTAAACATCTCAAGAATGAGAACAACAGACTTAAG GCAGAGAAAATTAGAGCCCAGTTGGCTTCCCTGCCTCCACTCTGCCCCCCAAAACTGCCACAGGTGGCCAAAGAAAGCTCCATGCCACCAGAGGGACTAAACACAGGCATCTATCGCAGGACCGACCAGCTGCTGGCAACTCTTCTCAAACTGAGTTCTGAGGTTAAAGTGGTGGACATTACTGGGAAgacaacag TTAGTGCCAGTGCCCAGCTGCTGGAGCAGACCGCTCGACTGCAGAGTCTCAGTGATGCTCTGGACAAACTCAAG gGAGAAGTAGCCGAACATGTGGTCTCATATCAGCCTGGTGCGAAGGTGTCGTCTGACTTTGCAACCTTCCCAGTCTCCTCCTTTGTTAAG GccaaggaagagaagaagggggGAACAGTGTTTGTAGGTCGGGTTGCCATTCCCTGCACACACGGACAGGAACAAGTCCACCGCCTCGTCCTatcacagcagcagctgcaTAAAGTGCACCGCCTCCTCATGGCCTGA